One Cyprinus carpio isolate SPL01 chromosome A16, ASM1834038v1, whole genome shotgun sequence genomic region harbors:
- the LOC122147968 gene encoding FK506-binding protein 3-like, whose amino-acid sequence MKFAVVLLAFFLVCSLCIAGYIHSRRKQEMQLSKQASFQDIKFRVTRDVLEEYQDQLTQSNTLLKNTKTEVDTLTKDLSVAKTFVEKKKGDVDTCKGDKKRLTDEIAAAESETKHIQSEFVKEKSHYATEAESLQKQLEQLSTLCKYIDKTSEEGKKLCNITEEPQQPEAKPKESQAENPKAEEPKAEQPKPEEPKAEQPKVDVQ is encoded by the exons ATGAAGTTTGCTGTGGTGCTGTTGGCTTTTTTCTTGGTGTGTAGTCTGTGCATCGCTGGCTACATCCATTCCAGACGCAAGCAGGAGATGCAACTGAGTAAACAGGCTTCATTTCAAGATATTAAGTTCAGAGTGACCAGAGATGTTCTGGAAGAATACCAGGATCAGCTGACCCAGTCCAACACACtgctaaaaaatactaaaacagaGGTGGACACTCTAACCAAAGACCTGTCCGTAGCCAAGACCTTTGTAGAGAAGAAAAAAGGTGACGTTGATACATGTAAAGGAGACAAG AAACGATTAACAGATGAAATTGCTGCTGCAGAGTCAGAGACGAAACATATCCAGA GTGAGTTTGTCAAGGAGAAGTCCCATTATGCAACGGAGGCTGAATCTCTACAAAAACAACTGGAGCAGCTGAGCACACTTTGCAAGTACATCGACAAGACCTCTGAGGAGGGAAAG AAACTGTGTAACATAACCGAAGAGCCACAACAGCCTGAGGCAAAGCCTAAGGAATCACAAGCAGAAAACCCCAAGGCAGAGGAACCAAAAGCTGAACAACCGAAACCTGAGGAACCAAAAGCTGAACAGCCTAAAGTAGATGTGCAGTGA
- the si:dkey-87o1.2 gene encoding uncharacterized protein si:dkey-87o1.2 — MMDKIIFTSVEPSLHSRVMKPQRTKMRAISAMVFLALCALLVIIYQAVQQELNLRNLKARIVVSGEQVKLKEDGIMAAKVKVEEMNKQLNPLITQRDQLKKQKDDMKKGNADSEKELGTCNAEKGKLEKTSNEAKDALQKLKESQEAERKKSEEEIEGLKRQVLERDLKICKYVDVTLDEPKKLCAGAL, encoded by the exons ATGATGGACAAAATCATTTTCACATCTGTCGAGCCAAGCCTTCACAGTAGGGTAATGAAACCTCAACGCACTAA GATGAGAGCCATATCGGCAATGGTTTTCCTGGCCTTATGTGCCCTGCTGGTTATAATCTATCAGGCCGTACAGCAGGAGCTCAACCTCCGCAACCTGAAAGCACGCATTGTTGTTTCCGGTGAACAGGTGAAGTTGAAGGAGGATGGAATCATGGCAGCCAAGGTGAAAGTGGAAGAGATGAATAAACAGCTAAATCCTCTGATCACACAGAGGGATCAACTCAAAAAACAGAAGGACGACATGAAGAAAGGCAATGCTGATTCTGAAAAAGAGCTAGGCACCTGTAATGCTGAGAAG ggtAAATTAGAGAAGACGAGCAATGAAGCAAAAGATGCACTTCAGAAACTAAAGG AAAGCCAAGAAGCTGAGAGGAAGAAATCTGAGGAGGAGATTGAGGGTCTGAAACGACAAGTTCTGGAGAGAGATTTAAAAATCTGCAAATATGTGGATGTTACATTGGATGAGCCAAA